The following are encoded together in the Phaseolus vulgaris cultivar G19833 chromosome 9, P. vulgaris v2.0, whole genome shotgun sequence genome:
- the LOC137820901 gene encoding methylesterase 17-like — protein MIVKAEKSMPEGVREEGVGLKQQHFVLVHGLGGGGWCWYKIRCLMENSGYKVSCIDLKSGGIDQSDADSLLSFDDYNKPLMDFMSALPENEQVILVGHSAGGLNITQACHKFSNKIRLAVYVAATMLKLGFLTDQDLKDGVPDLSEYGDVYELGFGLGHDKPPTSALVKKEFQRRIIYPLSPQEDSTLASMLLRPGPVLALTSAQFREDGGEVVEKVPRVYIRTRHDNVVKAEQQEAMIKKWPPSTVYELDTDHSPFFSSPFLLFGLLLKAAALDVGFHATA, from the exons atgatagTGAAGGCAGAGAAAAGCATGCCTGAGGGAGTGAGGGAAGAAGGAGTTGGGTTGAAGCAGCAGCACTTTGTGCTTGTACATGGCCTAGGTGGGGGAGGTTGGTGCTGGTACAAAATCCGGTGCCTTATGGAGAATTCTGGCTATAAGGTGTCATGCATAGACCTGAAAAGTGGTGGAATTGATCAATCTGATGCAGATTCTTTGCTATCTTTTGATGATTATAACAAACCTCTAATGGATTTCATGTCTGCTTTGCCTGAGAATGAACAG GTTATTTTGGTGGGGCACAGCGCTGGAGGGTTGAACATTACGCAGGCCTGTCACAAGTTTTCAAATAAGATCCGTTTAGCTGTTTATGTGGCAGCTACTATGCTCAAATTGGGATTCTTGACTGATCAAGATCTTAAAGAT GGTGTGCCTGACTTATCTGAATATGGGGATGTGTACGAGCTAGGATTCGGATTGGGACATGACAAGCCTCCAACCAGTGCTTTGGTGAAGAAAGAATTTCAACGCAGAATCATCTACCCTTTGAGCCCTCAAGAG GATTCAACCTTGGCTTCGATGCTGTTGAGGCCAGGGCCAGTGCTGGCATTGACGAGTGCGCAGTTCAGAGAGGATGGTGGCGAAGTAGTGGAGAAGGTGCCCCGCGTGTACATAAGGACAAGGCATGACAATGTGGTGAAGGCAGAGCAACAGGAAGCCATGATAAAGAAGTGGCCACCATCTACTGTGTATGAACTGGACACTGACCATAGCCCCTTCTTCTCTTCCCCGTTCCTTCTCTTTGGCTTGCTTCTAAAAGCTGCAGCTTTGGACGTTGGATTCCATGCTACTGCTTGA
- the LOC137822008 gene encoding protein NETWORKED 4B-like produces MENSENSNVGLDDQENVSATPYYTPYPKQMLLKSGLQPVNIKFSPGSGGDSSVASMKEGSISPSSLTSSSSDSEQQIQIVGEEKTNDISWESENRSYDELLKAFLKNEEELKISNFKLKLSEEQIDKLKIQIEKSDGQLNNALVESQVKEENLEYEKGQVLELQKKTTQLETHVSDCNLKIEKLVTQLKLAEEHLKISYDEIAKLKEELNSRTSGSQELQGQLEVSVQKVVRLECQLDSERKQIRDLEEMLTWYIDNETNNEVEVQKLKDEMLVAQAQFSLVENQLHSDIACLSQENMQLAYRLEEYESRSNILENKSRQFEAEKLKIEEDLVSQQTVLQGEISCLKEELDQRRHDVEAMNKEFDKHKQKYDIVMTEKDEAKAKIHNLMAETSHRDNHIANMEKELIQLQKQKAELITGSAATLNVVNDLKLKVDELEKEVTRQNSVISERAEEKREVIRQLCFSIEHYRSGYKELLQAFAVQNRHAVTAS; encoded by the coding sequence ATGGAGAACTCTGAAAATTCTAATGTAGGTTTAGATGATCAGGAGAACGTATCGGCGACACCATACTATACCCCCTATCCAAAACAAATGTTACTGAAATCTGGCCTTCAACCAGTCAATATAAAGTTTTCCCCTGGCTCAGGCGGTGATAGCTCTGTGGCTTCTATGAAAGAGGGCTCTATATCACCTTCCTCCTTGACCTCATCATCCTCAGATTCAGAGCAACAAATTCAAATAGTCGgggaagaaaaaacaaatgatATATCGTGGGAGAGTGAGAATAGAAGTTATGATGAATTGCTTAAAGCATTCCTCAAAAATGAGGAAGAGCTGAAAATTTCCAACTTTAAACTTAAGCTCTCAGAGGAACAGATTGACAAGTTGAAGATTCAAATTGAGAAAAGTGATGGTCAGCTTAATAATGCATTGGTAGAATCACAAGTGAAAGAGGAAAATCTCGAATATGAAAAAGGACAGGTGCTGGAGTTGCAAAAAAAGACCACTCAGTTGGAAACACATGTTTCAGATTGCAACCTCAAAATTGAAAAGTTAGTCACACAACTAAAGCTTGCTGAAGAACACCTTAAGATATCATATGATGAAATTGCAAAATTAAAAGAGGAACTTAATAGCAGGACATCCGGTTCTCAGGAACTGCAAGGTCAGCTTGAAGTATCAGTGCAAAAAGTGGTCAGATTAGAATGCCAACTTGATTCAGAGAGAAAGCAGATTCGGGACTTAGAAGAGATGCTTACATGGTACATAGACAATGAAACCAACAATGAAGTTGAGGTGCAGAAATTGAAGGATGAAATGCTTGTTGCCCAAGCACAGTTCTCATTGGTGGAAAATCAGTTGCATTCTGATATTGCATGTTTATCACAGGAGAATATGCAATTGGCCTATAGACTTGAGGAATATGAATCTAGAAGCAACATATTAGAAAACAAATCAAGGCAATTTGAAGCagaaaaactaaaaatagaAGAGGATCTTGTTTCCCAACAAACTGTTTTGCAAGGTGAAATCAGTTGTTTGAAGGAAGAACTTGATCAGAGAAGACATGATGTTGAAGCTATGAATAAGGAATTTGACAAGCACAAGCAGAAGTATGACATCGTCATGACTGAAAAAGATGAGGCCAAAGCTAAGATTCATAACCTTATGGCTGAGACAAGTCATCGAGACAATCATATTGCTAACATGGAGAAAGAGCTAATCCAGTTACAGAAACAAAAGGCTGAGCTGATCACAGGATCTGCAGCAACACTGAATGTAGTAAATGACTTGAAACTGAAAGTTGATGAGCTTGAAAAGGAGGTGACTCGGCAGAATTCTGTGATTTCTGAGAGGGCTGAGGAGAAGAGGGAGGTCATCCGGCAACTATGCTTTTCAATTGAGCATTACAGGAGTGGATATAAGGAACTTCTTCAAGCATTTGCTGTGCAAAACCGTCATGCGGTTACAGCTTCCTAA